Proteins from a genomic interval of Niabella soli DSM 19437:
- the proC gene encoding pyrroline-5-carboxylate reductase — protein sequence MSERIAIIGGGNLGTAIAEGLIKSRFCKPDAITITKRNPATLKELEKKGVTITADNTTAVKQSDLVILAVKPFQVAAVIEGFKKQLTAKHTIVSVITGVSLSDLQEMVKKSLPLFRAMPNTAIAIQESITCISYSNATEQQASFVVDMFNTLGKVALIDEKLMDAATVLGACGTAYAMRYIRANIQAGIEIGFDAKTASLIAAQTVKGAAELLLKNGSHPEQEIDKVTTPKGCTIVGLNEMEHRGFSSSLIRGVIASYNKIAKD from the coding sequence ATGTCTGAAAGAATAGCCATTATTGGCGGAGGAAACCTTGGCACTGCGATAGCCGAAGGATTAATAAAAAGCAGGTTTTGCAAACCCGACGCTATTACCATAACGAAAAGGAACCCGGCTACGCTAAAAGAATTAGAGAAAAAAGGCGTAACGATAACGGCCGATAATACAACAGCAGTAAAACAAAGTGACCTGGTCATTTTAGCGGTGAAACCCTTCCAGGTGGCTGCTGTAATTGAAGGGTTCAAAAAACAACTGACGGCCAAACATACTATTGTGTCGGTAATTACGGGTGTGTCGCTATCGGATTTGCAGGAGATGGTAAAAAAGAGCCTGCCACTGTTCCGGGCCATGCCCAATACGGCTATTGCCATCCAGGAAAGCATTACCTGTATCAGCTATAGTAATGCAACGGAACAACAAGCTTCCTTTGTAGTGGATATGTTTAATACCCTCGGCAAGGTAGCGCTGATCGACGAAAAGCTGATGGATGCCGCTACGGTGCTGGGTGCCTGCGGAACGGCCTATGCCATGCGTTATATCCGCGCCAATATACAGGCAGGTATCGAAATAGGGTTTGATGCAAAGACCGCCAGTCTTATTGCCGCGCAAACGGTAAAGGGTGCGGCGGAATTGTTATTGAAAAACGGAAGCCATCCGGAGCAGGAAATTGATAAGGTAACTACCCCCAAAGGCTGTACCATTGTGGGGTTGAATGAAATGGAGCACCGCGGGTTTAGTTCTTCATTGATCCGTGGGGTGATCGCGAGTTATAATAAAATAGCGAAAGATTAA
- a CDS encoding M1 family metallopeptidase produces MNKYLLTPLVAVFAATAYLQPLKAQVIETIPKGVDSTYRATTTKVNDLVHTKLDVRFDYAKRYLYGKEWITLKPQFYPTDSLTLDAKGMDIKTVALVNGKSNTPLKYIYDNELLHIKLNRQYSNAEKYTIYIEYTAKPDALKVKGSAAITDAKGLYFINPDGTEKDKPTQIWTQGETESNSVWFPTIDKPNQKTTEEISMTVPAKYTTLSNGKLTAQKKNADGTRTDTWKMEQPHSPYLFMMAVGDFKIYKDTPWRGKEISYYLEPKYAPYAKQIFGKTPDMISFYSKTLGVDFPWVKYGQIVVRDYVSGAMENTTATLHGEQVQKTGRELLDGNQEGTIAHELFHQWFGDYVTAESWSNLTMNESFATFGEVIWRGHDKGKEAEDRSRYEKLTSYLRGTKNGISPALARYYYNDKEEVFDAVTYSKGSIILYALKNLLGDAAFYKGLQKYLQDNAYKNGEPQQLRLALEAVSGRDLSQYFNQWWYYGGHPILDVKYDYSNGKATVHVKQIQDPSVQTFLLPVKLDYYIGKNKITKSILINKREQDFSFDLTGKPDFVDFDVDKIIVGEIKEDKTVDDYAFQYKNAPSFANRINALNFVRKDKSPKAQQLLAAMLKDPDAEIRAISIESIDLTNAEIKNAVLPAILTIAKTDKETTARAAAITKLALTGNAAYIPLMEAGIHDQSYNVIGASLAGLTKLAPEKGAAAIKQMDADTKAHIQRPLFEFYSTDAKDEYQSHFSEALAAATRPNKAYPIIGPYVGYLFKNPNPAITEKGLADLAAAAKRLKIENLFTAQLIPAYENMSAAKTQAAAKASSTAKDALLKQAELFKKAAEAFKK; encoded by the coding sequence GTGTGGATTCCACCTACCGGGCAACCACCACCAAGGTCAACGACCTGGTGCATACCAAGCTGGACGTCCGTTTTGATTATGCCAAGCGCTATCTCTATGGGAAAGAATGGATAACGCTGAAGCCTCAATTTTATCCTACGGATAGTCTTACGCTGGATGCAAAAGGCATGGACATTAAAACCGTTGCCCTCGTAAACGGGAAATCCAACACTCCGTTAAAATACATTTATGATAACGAGTTATTGCACATCAAACTGAACCGGCAGTACTCCAATGCTGAAAAATACACTATTTACATTGAATATACTGCTAAGCCCGATGCCCTCAAAGTAAAAGGCAGCGCCGCCATTACCGATGCAAAAGGCCTGTATTTTATTAACCCTGACGGAACAGAAAAAGATAAACCCACACAGATCTGGACGCAAGGAGAAACAGAATCCAACTCCGTATGGTTCCCCACCATCGATAAACCGAATCAAAAGACCACGGAGGAAATATCCATGACCGTCCCGGCTAAATACACCACATTATCCAACGGAAAACTGACAGCGCAAAAAAAGAATGCAGACGGTACCCGTACGGATACCTGGAAAATGGAGCAACCCCACTCTCCGTATTTATTTATGATGGCCGTGGGCGATTTTAAAATATACAAAGATACCCCCTGGAGAGGCAAGGAGATCAGCTATTACCTGGAGCCTAAATACGCGCCGTATGCCAAACAGATCTTTGGCAAAACGCCTGATATGATCAGCTTCTACAGCAAAACCCTGGGCGTCGATTTTCCCTGGGTAAAATACGGGCAGATCGTGGTGCGGGATTATGTTTCCGGCGCGATGGAAAACACTACGGCAACGCTGCATGGGGAACAGGTGCAAAAAACCGGCCGGGAGCTGCTGGACGGTAACCAGGAAGGAACCATTGCGCATGAACTGTTTCACCAGTGGTTTGGCGATTATGTTACTGCAGAAAGCTGGAGCAACCTGACTATGAACGAAAGCTTCGCCACTTTTGGCGAAGTGATCTGGCGGGGGCACGACAAAGGCAAAGAAGCCGAGGATCGTTCCCGCTATGAAAAACTGACCTCGTACCTGCGGGGTACAAAGAACGGGATCAGCCCGGCGTTAGCCCGTTATTATTATAACGACAAGGAAGAAGTATTTGACGCCGTTACCTATTCAAAAGGATCCATCATTCTTTACGCATTAAAGAATTTGCTGGGCGATGCTGCTTTTTATAAAGGCTTACAGAAATATTTACAGGACAATGCCTATAAAAACGGGGAACCGCAACAATTACGCCTGGCGCTAGAGGCTGTCAGCGGTCGCGACTTAAGCCAATATTTTAACCAATGGTGGTATTATGGCGGCCACCCCATATTAGATGTAAAGTATGATTATAGCAACGGCAAAGCTACGGTGCATGTTAAACAAATACAGGACCCTTCGGTGCAGACTTTTTTACTTCCGGTAAAACTGGATTATTATATTGGAAAGAATAAGATCACAAAATCGATACTCATCAATAAAAGGGAGCAGGATTTTAGTTTTGACCTCACAGGCAAGCCCGATTTTGTAGATTTCGATGTGGACAAGATCATTGTCGGAGAAATAAAAGAAGACAAAACCGTCGATGATTATGCCTTCCAATATAAAAATGCACCCTCCTTTGCCAACCGGATCAACGCGCTCAACTTTGTCCGCAAAGATAAAAGTCCTAAGGCGCAGCAATTACTGGCTGCTATGTTGAAAGATCCTGATGCTGAGATACGCGCCATCAGCATTGAATCGATCGATCTCACCAATGCTGAGATCAAAAATGCCGTACTCCCTGCAATACTGACCATAGCGAAGACAGATAAAGAAACAACAGCGAGGGCCGCCGCCATCACCAAACTGGCGCTTACGGGGAATGCGGCTTATATTCCGTTGATGGAAGCCGGCATACATGATCAATCATACAATGTTATTGGCGCCAGCCTGGCAGGATTGACGAAACTGGCTCCTGAAAAAGGCGCAGCCGCTATTAAGCAAATGGACGCCGATACAAAAGCACATATTCAACGGCCCTTATTTGAGTTTTACAGCACAGATGCAAAGGATGAATATCAATCGCATTTCTCGGAGGCATTGGCTGCAGCTACCCGGCCCAATAAAGCTTACCCGATCATCGGACCCTACGTTGGCTACCTGTTTAAAAATCCCAATCCCGCTATTACAGAAAAAGGATTGGCAGATCTGGCAGCGGCAGCCAAACGTTTAAAAATTGAAAACCTGTTTACCGCCCAGTTAATTCCCGCTTATGAAAACATGAGCGCGGCAAAAACACAGGCGGCTGCGAAGGCAAGCAGCACGGCTAAAGATGCATTGCTAAAGCAGGCCGAGCTGTTTAAAAAAGCAGCGGAAGCGTTTAAGAAATAG